In Nostoc edaphicum CCNP1411, the sequence TTCAAACAACTTTGTTCTTGCAGTCTTGAAAGTCCATCGCTCATTCCAAGGTTCACTATTGAACACTTCAACATATAAATGAGCGCACTTGTCAAGATATTCAGTAGTAAAGGTTTGAATTTCTTCTGACATCAAACCAACCCAGAACGTAGTGCTACAACTGCTGCTTGCACGCGATCGTCTACTGCTAATTTATTCATAATCCCCCGGACATGAGTTTTGATGGTGTTGGGACTAAGATAAAGTTTTTCAGCAATCTCTGGGTTACTCAACCCGTCTACCATGAGTTTCAACACTTCTAACTCGCGTCCAGATAAGTTGGCGTTGTTGCTAGTGGGTGTAGGCGGTTTGAGATTATCAATCACTCGCCGCGCAATTTGGGGATCGAGATAGGCTGCACCATCAACTGCGGCTGCGATCGCACTTAACAATCGTTCCACACTTGCGCCTTTAATACAATACGCATCTGCACCGCTAGATAGTGCAGCAATAATTTCTGTCTCCGTTTGATGAGATGTCAGCATCACTACATGAGTTGCTGGCAGCGCCGCCTTAATTTGCTGTGTCGCTGCAATGCCATCCAATCGCGGTAATCCAATATCCATAACCACTAAATCAGGTTTCAGTTGCAGTGCTGCTTGGACTCCTAAATAACCATCTTCGGCTTGTCCAACTATCTCTATCTGAGGATGAGCCATTAACGATTGCTCTAATCCCAGTTGCATCATCGGATCATCTTCGACAATTAACACGCGCAATGGCGGAGCATTGACCGGTAAATTTAAGGGATAGCGAATATCTAAAGACATTTTTATTAATTATTTGTCATTTGTCATTTGTCATTTGTCATTTGTCATTTGTCATTTGTCATTTGTCATTTGTCATTTGTCCTTTGTCATTTGTCATTTGTCATTTGTTTTTTATCCTTTGCTTTTTTGCTTACCATTACCAATGACTAATGACTAATGACCAATGACTAATGACTAATGACCAATGACTAATGACCAATTTATTCTTCCACGCGATAGCCTAACTCTGCTAGACTAATCCGCGACTGTCGCCATTTTGGCTGGACTTTGACAAACAATTCGAGGTAAACTTTACCAGCAATTAACTTTTGGATTTGTTCACGAGCTTCACTACCAATTGCTTTGAGCATTGCTCCGCCTTTGCCAATGAGTATGCCTTTTTGGGAATCGCGCTCAACGTTGATGGTAGCAAGTACACGGGTAATGCTAGGAGTTTCTTCTACTAGATCAATAGCGATCGCTACTGAATGGGGTACTTCTTCACGAGTCAATAATAAAATTTGTTCTCGGATTAATTCGCCCATAATAAAGCGTTCTGGCTGGTCAGTTACCAAGTCGGGAGGATAATATAATGGCCCAATTTCTAAATGTTCAATTAATAATTCTTGAAGTTGGGGTAATCCTGCACTAGTTTTAGCAGAAAATTTCACGATTTCCCATTCATGGGTCTGAGCCATCTGGGCGTAACTATCATCTAGAAACTGAGAATCAGTCGGTTGTTGGTCGGTTTTGTTTACGCCCAGAATAACTGGTGTTTTGCTGCGACTGAGCAATTCGGCAATATAGCGATCGCCTGCACCACAAGCTACTGCTCCATCTACGACAAATAGCACTACATCTACCGATTCAATGGCAATTTTGGCATTTTGCACCAATACTTCGCCCAATTGATGATGGGGCTTATGAATTCCTGGTGTATCTACAAATATTAACTGCGCCTCTGGTGTAGTTAATATACCGCGCAAACGGTTACGTGTAGTTTGTGCTACTGGTGAAGTAATGGCAATTTTTTGTCCTACCAATTGATTCATTAAAGTAGATTTACCGACATTTGGACGACCAACAATGCCGATAAAACCTGACTTAAATTCAGGAGGAGCCTGTGGGATTGTTACTTCTCCTGAAAAAGAGAAGTTGTAATTTTCAATACTAGACACCTTTGGCTCCACCCTCATATTTTACAGCTGGGATAACTTGATTTTTTCTTAAACACAAAACAAGCATAAAAACACCCTAGCATTTTCGGGGATTGCTTTTGCTTAGGTTTAATTTACTACTGGCTCTACAGTTAACATTTTACAGCTGAGATAACCTTAGTTGTAGAATTCAGTAGTCAGAATTCAGTAGTCAGAATGTTAAAAAAATCAAACTTTAAATTTACCTTATTGCGTCGGTAATCATACCAAATCCAGATAATTTCTAAATTTTGGCTGCTGAGTTCTAAATTCTTAAACTTATGTTTTGTTTTTAGACACAAAATAAACATAAAATTACTTTGGCATTTACAGGGAAGTTTTTTGCTTAAGTTTAATCTTTTGGTAACTTTGGCTTAAGTTTCATCGACTACTCAATATCTTTGAATCAAAATGTCAATAAAAAAGACGGGAGAACGCAAACGCATTGGAATTCTTACCAGTGGAGGTGATTGTTCTGGTTTAAATGCTGTGATTAGGGCTGTAGTAAATTGTGCTGTGGATACTTACGGCTGGGAGGTTTTGGGAATTCGTCAAGCGACTCTAGGATTAATGGCGCGTCCGCCACAATTCACCAAGCTGGAAGTTGATCAAGTTGACTCACTGTTAACTGCGGGTGGCACAATGTTGGGGACAACCAATAAAGGCGACCCTTTTGCCTTTCCAATGGCGGATGGAAGTTTGTGCGATCGCTCCGAAGAAATCATCGCAGGTTATCATGAGCTAGGTTTAGATGCTTTGATTGGTATCGGCGGTGATGGTAGTTTGGCAATTCTGCGTCGCCTCGCTCAACAAGGTGGCATTAATCTAGTAGGTATTCCCAAAACAATTGATAACGATATTGGCGTTACTGAACACGCTATCGGTTTTGATACAGCAGTCAATATTGCCACAGAAGCATTAGATAGGTTGCATTTTACTGCTGCAAGTCATAGCCGAGTCATGATTTTGGAAGTAATGGGGCGTGACGCAGGACACATAGCAATATCTGCGGGAATTGCGGGGGGAGCGAACGTCATTTTAATTCCCGAAATCCCTTACACAATTGAGCATATTTGCCACAAAATTAAAGAACGCCAAGATAAAGGCAAAAACTATTGTTTGATTATTGTTTCCGAAGCAGTTCGTACCCACGATGGGGAAAATGTGACGATTACAAATCGCTTAGGTCAATCTCGATACGGTGGAATTGGCGAATATTTGGCAGATAAAATTATTGAGCACATTGGTGTAGAAACGCGAGTTACAGTTTTAGGACACATTCAACGTGGTGGAACTGCTTCACCACTAGATAGATTAGTTGCAACAGCCTTTGGCGTAGCGGCGGTTAATCTCATTGCTGAGGGTAAATACGATCGCATGGTGACATGGCAAAATCGCCAAGTATTAAGTGTATCAATTACCGAAGCGATCGCTCAATATAGCGCTGTCGATCCCAATGGTACTTTAGTTAAAACTGCTCGTGGTATGGGCATTTATTTGGGAGACTAAACATACACGGTAGAGGCACAGTTATGCTGTGCCTATCAAAGTACAAAGTTTAGTAGAGTTTGATATTGCAAAGATGTTGAAAATTAAAAATCCTAGTTTTCTACGTTGGCGGTTTGGAGAATATTCTCCTGTGAATCCCGTTTGATAACTAGAGCCATACTAAATATTACAATTATTTAGATTTATCCCAGTTTAATAGTTTAAGATTTACTTGATAAATAGTTTTGTATAGTTGCTTTAAATCTAAAACAGTATGAATGCACAATTAACTCTAGACGAAATCAAATCAGCACGCGAATTACTCAAAGAATATGAACCAGCAAACGAAGCCATCGATGCTGTAGAACGTCACAACGGTAATCTCGAAACCTCCTTTGAGGAACTGTGGATTGAGAAAAACGGACAATCGGCGATGGGAGTAAAAAAAATCTGGCAAACTACATTAGATGTGTTGCGGGATGAACTTTGCGGAAATGAAGGTTTTCGGGCACGTTTGAGCGATTACACCAAAAGTCCAGAGAATGCTGTGTTACTTACGGCAGCGATTACATCCCTCATGGCTTTAGCCGCAATTCCCCTAGATCCATCGATCGCTACTATTATTATTCTCTATATCGTTAAAATCGGCTTGAATGTTTATTGTAAGTATACCGATGTAAGTGACAAGGGAACTTTACCACCAGGGAAATAAAATACAGATGCGATAACTTATTAATCTGCGCGATCGCATAATAATTACTGAAACCATTTTATATTACAGCTATTTACCTAAAAATAGCTGTAATATAACCATAATATTAGGTTTGTTAATATTTTGAGTTTTGATAATGTTTGTAAGCTGCTGGCAGAAAAATATCCAGCAGATTTTGTTCGGTGGTTAATTGCTGATTCCTCAGCAATTATAGTTGAGCGTACAATATAAAAAAGCAAGTTATCTGCAATCTCTATGGAAAAGCTCAATATTAAAGAAGAAGCTCGAAAGCTAATTGATAAGTTACCTGATAACTCAACATGGGATGACCTCATGTATGAGATTTATGTTAGGCAAGTTGTTGAAGCTGGACTTGCTGACAGTCAAGCGGGTAAAGTAATTTCCGCACAGGAAGTTAGGGCAAAATTTGGACTACCAGAGTGAAAGTTTTTTGGACAGAAACAGCCGTAGAAAACCTATCTGCAATTTATACTTACATTGCCCAGAATTCATCTCAGTATGCAACCAGGATTATTGACCGTATAACCAAACGTTCCCAGCAGCTTGCGAATTTCCCTCTATCTGGTCGAATTGTACCAGAGTTTGAAACCGAGCAAATTCGAGAAGTCATTGAAGGTTCATATCGAATTATCTATTACATCAAACCCGAACAAATTGATGTACTTGCTGCTATACATGGGTCACAGGAAATTACACCAAGTATAGAATGAATAGCGATCGCCATGTCAAAACGCCAAAACGCGATCGCACCTCTCCACAACTCAAATGCGATCGCACTCCACAAATCTTCCCGTCATTGCGAGGAGGAACGAGGAAGCAATCGCAATATCTTCAACACCCAACGAGTCTATGCGATCGCACCTCTTCACAACCCAAATGCGATCGCACATCGCCCATATCCCTCTACTCCGGTAAACTCTCTAAAATCTCCCGCGCTACCGTAGCCATATATTCATCCTGATACTCTACAAATATCTCCAACGCTGTCTGCAAATTAGCCCTAGCTTCTGCGTAATTCTCCTCTGCTTGTGCCAGCAATCCTAATGTTGCGTAAGTCCTAGCACAGAAGTAGCGATCGCCAAATTCGATATTGATTTCCAGGGCTTGTTGATAATAATCCCGTGCCTGGTCGTATTCCCGCAATTCTTGGGCAACCCTTCCCAACTGGTGGTAAGTGCTAGCACAGGAGTAGCGATCGCCAAATTCGATTTTGATTTCCAGGGCTTGTTGATAATAATCCCGTGCCTGGTGGTATTCCCGCAATTCTTGGGCAACCCTTCCCAACTGGTGGTAATTCCTAGCACACTCATAGCGATCACCAAATTCGATATTGATTTCCAGGGCTTGTTGATAATAATCCCGTGCCTGGTGGTATTCCCGCAATTCTTGGGCAACGATTCCCAACTGGTGGTAAGTCCTAGCACAGGAGTAGCGATCGCCAAATTCGATTTTGATTTCCAGGGCTTGTTGATAATAATCCCGTGCCTGGTCGTATTCCCGCAATTCTTCGGCAACGATTCCCAACTGGTGGTAAGTGCTAGCACAGGAGTAGCGATCGCCAAATTCGATATTGATTTCCAGGGCTTGTTGATAATAATCCCGTGCCTGGTCGTATTCCCGCAATTCTTGGGCAACGATTCCCAACTGGTGGTAAGTCCTAGCACAGGAGTAGCGATCGCCAAATTCGATATTGATTTCCAGGGCTTGTTGATAATAATCCCGTGCCTGGTCGTATTCCCGCAATTCTTGGGCAACCCTTCCCAACTGGTGGTAGGTGGTTGCTAAAGAATACTTGATTTGTGTTGTTTCTACGCCTTGGAGTTGTTGGAATAATTCGAGAATCCGCAGAGAGGATGCTTTGGCTTGGGGATAATTTTGTGTTTGTAAATAACAATTAGCAAGCGTACCGATTACCATGACAATTTCCAAACCTATTTCACCTGTTCTAATTTCTCGTGGATAAGCGACTTGTGCGTTACAAACAAATTCCGACAGTTTCAAACTACTTGAAATATCATTAGTTAAGTTTAAGTATTTATCCAAGCAAAAGAAAATATAAATAGTTTCTTGTTTTTTTAAACAAATCTGCAAGGCATTATATAAGTTTTCATATTCCAGCCGACAGGATAAAATCCCAATCTGCCGTTCTTCTGGTTCCTTCGATTCAATGTAGCTATTGTAATAACGAGCTAAACCGATATAGTGGTTTTTAAAACCCTCCCGCAAGGCTTCGCGGGTAGCTGCATCTAGTTCTGCTAATTTTGCTTTGAGAAAGAAGGGAAAAACAGGTTGAATTTGTAATAACTTTTCTTCCCCTCTTCTCGCAGGAGAGGGGTTAGGGGAGAGGTCAGAAAGCAAACCCCAATTTATCGCTTCTTGAATTGCCCCATCAAACTTATCAAAATCATAATCTTGAAACGGCTCTAACTTCTGTAATTCCTTAGCATAATTAGGAATACCAACCCGCCAAATAAACCCACTAAAGGGAGCTAAACATAATAATAACTTCTGAGCATCCGGCGACAAATTACTATGAGAATATTCCACACATTTAAGAATACTCTGGGTTTTATCCTCACTTCCCGTATCTAAATTAATATCTGCTGCTGCTAACTTTGCCAAAATTTCCTGAGATGACAGATTTTTCAAATTAGCTAACACCACTTCCATCGCCAACGGATACCCTGCTAACACCTTCATCAATTTCCGAAAATCCTCATCTTCCCGAATCTTTGCTATCTTCTTTTCATCCCCCACATTCCGTTCTAAAATCTTATTGGATAACTCCGTCCTCGCTTCTGCATCTAATCCTTGCAACTTATAAATATTCTGCTTAAAAGCGCCTTGCAACCAACTTTCATCACTGCGAGAACCTAAAATTACCCGCGTTTCTCCCCCTACCAACCGCGTCAAAAAATCTTGCAGTTGCTTTTGCTCGGCTGTCGGTAAAGTATTTTGAATCGCTAAAGCTTGTCCCGTCACCGACTCCAAATTATCCAACATTAAAATATGAGATTCTGACCGTAATTTAGCCAAAAGTTTCTGCATCTGAGCAGTTAAATTCATCGCTTGAAAATTCGCAAGCTCAAACTTTTTATATACACGCTTGCCAATCTCAAATAAAATCTGTGTCAGCGTCCAAGCTTTTTCATCATAACCAAAATAAAATATCTCTGGTGCAAAGTTCGTCGTCTGCCACCAACTACGCAAATAATTTAACAGCGTAGTTTTCCCCGTTCCTCCCATTCCCTGCAACAGCAAAATATTATGACGAAATAAAGCCTTCTCAATCTTCAAAATCTCCAAGTCTCGCCCAATAAATCCATATTCTGGCGGCGTATATTGATATAAATTACCCAACTTCTCAAAATACTCTTCCTCTTCCTCTGCTCTAAATTGACGCAAATTCAAATTTACCTGTTGGTTACTATAAACTACAGGCAAAAGCCAATCTTCTAAATCAATATTGGTATTAAAATAAGCCTTCCGCGTCTTATTATTAAATAACTCCCTTCTCCCCAACCGGATAGCTTCGGTTATCTCCTTCCCCCCAAACAAGTTTTTATAAACCTGTTCCATCATCAACCGCGCCGCCGAAACAGTCACCGAATACCCCATTGCGACTACCATTTGCATTCCCGCAGTCATCAACCGGCTACCCAAACTCGTCTCCCTTGCCTCCCCTGCTCCCCCTGCCTCCCCATCTCCTCGTACCTGCTTCCCCGACTGACAAGCATTGAGAATACAAACAGGAATCCCCTTCCCCGTCAACAAATTCGCTAATTCCCCTGCTTCTATGGGATCAGCTTTTCCCTTACTTTCCCCATCCAAAAACAAAAATGCTTTTACCCCCTCATAAGGTTGAATATCTTCCCGTCCCCACCTAGCTTGATAGGTATATCGGTTGCGTTTCACCCCTTCTTGAATATCTGCATAACCCATCAACGCCCCGTGACAGTCAAAATGGATGATATGGTAATATCCCGCCCCCTTGGCCTCTAAATGCCGTTCTAAACTTTCATAAGTACCCGGACGCAATAAGTCAATATTTACAGGCAATTGACTATTTTGAATCACCTCAATCAACGGCCGAGCAATGGTACGATAACCTACATCATGTTCCTCATCCGGTCGGGCAATTACCACCAACAAGTTAATTACCGGCGATTCTGCCATATTCGCCGCCACTGATGCCGCTTTATCAAGGCGCTTCCGTACCATTACGCAATCTACACCCAAAGGTCGCGGCAAATCCTTATCCCGTATAGCTTCCCAGTGCAGCGCGTGAAATTCGGGACTATTACCCACTATCTCAATTTTTACCTGCTTCAGATTTCCCCGCAGTCCGCGATAATGGCTATAAGCATCAATATCAGCCTTGAAAACCTGGTTAAATAAACTTTCTCCGTAACTAGCAACACTTGTTTTCGCCGCTTCTGCTTTCTTCCCGTTTAACATGGGGTGAATCAGCCATTGCTCAAAATACCATTCGAGTTGCTGTTCTTCCTGGTGTGTAAAAGGGTCAGTAATATTGATTGGGTATTCGCCACCATCAAAAATCAAACTTGCGGCAAAACCGTTTTCTGTTGGCTGCTTTTCCCGAATCGTGATGACTGCCATACACAAGTTAGCTCAACGTAAATACCAGGATATATTTATATACTTACGCATAAACTCCAATTCCAGGAAATTGTCGCTAAATTTACGAGAAAAACCTCTGTTTCCCATCGAAAGCATTTTAATTTCTTTCTCCATTGATGTGCATTTTTGTCAAGACCAGTTTCAATGCTGTTCGGTTAAGGCAAGAGACGCGATGAATCGCCGTCTCTACAATAATTAGTCTTTTGTAGAGACGGCGATTTATCGCGTCTTGCCCAATGCCCCATGCTCTAACTAACAATTCCCAATACAAACTCACCTTCATTTACAGCTTGATTAGTTGCGACATCATAAACTAATCCATTATGTTGAGCGCAGACATCAATTACACTGGGTAGCTTACCTTCTTTATTAAAACTGAGAATTTGATACAATTTTTCTCCAGCTTTTACTGAGCTACCCAATTCTATTCTGGATTGAATCATGCCACCTGCGATCGCATAATATTTTTTTCGGTTGCTGCTAGATGCAAAAGTCATCTCATGGGTTTTTGTGTCATCCGATAAATTAGGACTTTGTAGTACACCTTTTTGCACTAAATAATTTTTCACACCCCGTACACCTTTAGCGACTGAATCAGGGTTTATTTGCATTCCTGTTCCTAATTCTAGTGTCCAAGCTTCCACATCAAACTTGATTTCTCTACCAAACTCTTTAAAACAAGCTTCCAGGGCTAACCAAGGTTTGATAAAAGCTTCATCAAAAGCATCACCATCGTATTTATCAAGCAATATTCCGAAATCGAGTAGAAAGTATTTTGCACTGTCTTCTCGATTTTGGAAGTAATAAATATAGTCTAATGCTTGATTGGTAGAACTGTGTAAATCAATTAAGTAGTCTGCATCTAAACTCAGGTTTTGTAACTTGTAGGCAAAAAGCTCAGTGTAGGGAACACCATTTGAAGAATTAATTTTTTCTAAAATTTTCGCAAAATTTTGCTTAATTATAGTTAGATAATTTTGTCGAATGACCTTTAGATCACTATGAAGTTGAGATTTAGTAAAAGCTACTAAATCATCAGCTTCTTTCTCGTAGTCCCAAAATATGCGATTCCAGTCTTTGGCTTCGTAAATGCAGTAACGTCCAGGGGAAAAATGATGAGCGCGTTCATTTGTCCCCATTGGGTTACAAACGGGAACTAACCAAATTTCTCCAGCTAAATCTGTATCATTTATTGTTAATAAAAACTCAATTAGCTGGTGAATAACGGCATTACCAGCAATTTCTGCACCGTGCAGATTAGATTGAATGTATACCTTTTGACCAGGTTGAGCGCCGATGAATTTGTATAATTGTAAGTATAGGCGATCGCCCGAAGCCATTTGACGTAATACAATGCTTTCAATAACTGGCAGCATGAAACAACTCGGTGATGATTTGAGTAAATTATCGCTGTATCTGTACTGAATTAAAAGCTTAGTCCAATAGAATTTGCTGATTAACCAGAGTTTTACCCCACCCTAACCCTCCCCTTGGAAAGGGGAGGGAACTAGATTTTTCGGTTTCCCCCCTTTATAAGCTACGGTGTATACACAAGTCCTAAAATCCTTGCCTGGTAAGATGCAAGCCTTAGTAGGCAAGTTTTTGAGCTTATCAAGCTGATTATCAATAGTGTTAGCTTATTGATAGAGGTTTAACGGAAAATCAAGGATTTTAAAAATAATTTTCCGTTCTTTTCCCTCTATTTGATTCTCAACCCGACTTGTGTATACACGGTAGCCTTTATAAGGGGGGATTAAGGGGGGTAATTCGACACACGGCTTGCGTGGCGGGGTGGAGTTCTTCAGGTTTAACAAGTAATCAGCTAACCTCTGCGTGAATTACTAAGATAAGGTAGCATCACATTAACCAGTGTTGGCAATAGCTATGGCGCAGAATTGGTTGCAGATTACGCATCAAAACGACAAAATCCAACTTTCTTGGCAACGCGGATATGAAATTCGTCGCCTTGCGCCAGAAGTCGCCTTCCAGCAACCCTTCAATGAAGAAAACGCAGCTGAATTGCGCTGGTATTTAGAAGATTATCTGAGCTTTCCTTACGGTATTTTTCCAGATAACGCTGTAAAAATTGAACAAAAATTACAGCATTGGGGACAACAGCTATTTGAGCTAGTATTTCGCAGTACAGAGAAAGGAAGAGAGTTTTTTCAGGAAGCGACACGGGAAGGGCTAGATAAATGTGAACTGGGCATCATTTCTGATAACGCCGAAGTGCTGAACTTGCCTTGGGAGTTGCTATATTCCCCCGATTATCAATTTCTTGCACCTTCACTGGCGGGGATGTATCGCAGTCTCAGCAGTCAGGGCGTAAAAGCACCATTGCCAACAATGCCCGATGACCAACTGAATATTTTACTAGTTATTGCCCGTCCTTACGATCAGCAAGATGTTGGATTTAAAACCATTGCCCGTCCACTGCTGGCGGCGCTGCAACCGATACGACAGCGAGTCAATCTTAAGGTATTGCGTCCCCCTAGCTTGAAAGCATTTGAAGCGGAACTGCAAGGGAATAAGGGTTTTTATCATATCGTCCATTTTGATGGACATGGAAATTTTGACAGCGAGACTCAGGGAGTTTTAGTCTTTGAGGATGAACAGGGAAATGAGCAAGCTGTCAGCGCTAGAGAAATTGCCCAATATTTAACAGATTGCCGTGTGCCAATTTTTGTGCTGAATGCTTGCAAGTCTGGACAAGTAGGCGAAGAAGCTTTTTCTTCTGTAGCGGGACAGTTGGTGAAATTGGGGGCTAAGGGTGTGGTAGCGATGGCGTATTCAGTTTACGCCAAAGGTGCAGAACACTTTATTAGGCGGTTGTATGGGGAATTAGTCAGGGGAGAGTGTATCGCCACAGCAGTTGCAGCAGGGCGAAAGTCTATGTCTATTGACAAAATGCGCCCCAGTCCCAAAGGAAATTTACCTTTACAAGATTGGCTTGTGCCGGTTCTGTATCAGCAAGAACCCTATACGCCTTTTGTTCCTAAAAAGACAGCACCCAGTTTTGCCGATTTGATGGCGCAAGCAGACAACACCCCAGAAAGTAGCAAAGCTGTAGGTTTACCTGATGAAAGTGCTTATGGTTTTATTGGGCGGGATTATGAGATTTTGCGTTTAGAGAGAGCATTTCGGCAAAATCATGTTGTGTTAGTGCAGGGAATGGGCGGCGTTGGTAAAACTGAGTTAGCCGCAGGTTTCGCCCGGTGGTTGGATGACACTCAAGGACGTACAGGCGGTATGTTCTTCACCTCCTTTGAACAGGGTGCGGGGTTGAGTCAGGTAATTAACCAAATTGGTAGGGCGTTAGGCGGTGAGAGATTTTCCCAAATGATGCCAGATAAGCAAGAAGATGTGGTGCAAGGATATTTGCAAACTAATCCTTGCTTGTTGATTTGGGATAACTTTGAACCTGTCAACGGTTTTCCTACGGGGAATGAACCATTATTAAGTGGGGAAGAAAGAAACAAGCTGAAGCGGTTTCTTAAAGAATTGCGGGGTGGTCAATCTTGGGTATTAATTACCAGTCGCCACGAAGAACTTTGGTTGGATTGTGGGTATAGTTTAATCAATTTGCGGGGGTTGTCTCAAGCGGATGCCCAAGAGTTAGCCGCGAAGATTTTGCAAACGGTGGGTGTGGAGAGAAAGAACCTACCAGCAGAGTATTTGGAATTGTTGAAATTGTTGGGGGGACATCCGTTGTCTTTGCGGGTGGTGTTGCCGCATTTAAAGACACAGACACCTGTGCAATTAATTGAAGCGCTGCGACGGGGGTTGGATACTTTTAGGGGACAAGAGGAAGAAGGGAGA encodes:
- a CDS encoding response regulator, translated to MSLDIRYPLNLPVNAPPLRVLIVEDDPMMQLGLEQSLMAHPQIEIVGQAEDGYLGVQAALQLKPDLVVMDIGLPRLDGIAATQQIKAALPATHVVMLTSHQTETEIIAALSSGADAYCIKGASVERLLSAIAAAVDGAAYLDPQIARRVIDNLKPPTPTSNNANLSGRELEVLKLMVDGLSNPEIAEKLYLSPNTIKTHVRGIMNKLAVDDRVQAAVVALRSGLV
- a CDS encoding tetratricopeptide repeat protein; the protein is MAVITIREKQPTENGFAASLIFDGGEYPINITDPFTHQEEQQLEWYFEQWLIHPMLNGKKAEAAKTSVASYGESLFNQVFKADIDAYSHYRGLRGNLKQVKIEIVGNSPEFHALHWEAIRDKDLPRPLGVDCVMVRKRLDKAASVAANMAESPVINLLVVIARPDEEHDVGYRTIARPLIEVIQNSQLPVNIDLLRPGTYESLERHLEAKGAGYYHIIHFDCHGALMGYADIQEGVKRNRYTYQARWGREDIQPYEGVKAFLFLDGESKGKADPIEAGELANLLTGKGIPVCILNACQSGKQVRGDGEAGGAGEARETSLGSRLMTAGMQMVVAMGYSVTVSAARLMMEQVYKNLFGGKEITEAIRLGRRELFNNKTRKAYFNTNIDLEDWLLPVVYSNQQVNLNLRQFRAEEEEEYFEKLGNLYQYTPPEYGFIGRDLEILKIEKALFRHNILLLQGMGGTGKTTLLNYLRSWWQTTNFAPEIFYFGYDEKAWTLTQILFEIGKRVYKKFELANFQAMNLTAQMQKLLAKLRSESHILMLDNLESVTGQALAIQNTLPTAEQKQLQDFLTRLVGGETRVILGSRSDESWLQGAFKQNIYKLQGLDAEARTELSNKILERNVGDEKKIAKIREDEDFRKLMKVLAGYPLAMEVVLANLKNLSSQEILAKLAAADINLDTGSEDKTQSILKCVEYSHSNLSPDAQKLLLCLAPFSGFIWRVGIPNYAKELQKLEPFQDYDFDKFDGAIQEAINWGLLSDLSPNPSPARRGEEKLLQIQPVFPFFLKAKLAELDAATREALREGFKNHYIGLARYYNSYIESKEPEERQIGILSCRLEYENLYNALQICLKKQETIYIFFCLDKYLNLTNDISSSLKLSEFVCNAQVAYPREIRTGEIGLEIVMVIGTLANCYLQTQNYPQAKASSLRILELFQQLQGVETTQIKYSLATTYHQLGRVAQELREYDQARDYYQQALEINIEFGDRYSCARTYHQLGIVAQELREYDQARDYYQQALEINIEFGDRYSCASTYHQLGIVAEELREYDQARDYYQQALEIKIEFGDRYSCARTYHQLGIVAQELREYHQARDYYQQALEINIEFGDRYECARNYHQLGRVAQELREYHQARDYYQQALEIKIEFGDRYSCASTYHQLGRVAQELREYDQARDYYQQALEINIEFGDRYFCARTYATLGLLAQAEENYAEARANLQTALEIFVEYQDEYMATVAREILESLPE
- a CDS encoding succinylglutamate desuccinylase/aspartoacylase family protein — encoded protein: MLPVIESIVLRQMASGDRLYLQLYKFIGAQPGQKVYIQSNLHGAEIAGNAVIHQLIEFLLTINDTDLAGEIWLVPVCNPMGTNERAHHFSPGRYCIYEAKDWNRIFWDYEKEADDLVAFTKSQLHSDLKVIRQNYLTIIKQNFAKILEKINSSNGVPYTELFAYKLQNLSLDADYLIDLHSSTNQALDYIYYFQNREDSAKYFLLDFGILLDKYDGDAFDEAFIKPWLALEACFKEFGREIKFDVEAWTLELGTGMQINPDSVAKGVRGVKNYLVQKGVLQSPNLSDDTKTHEMTFASSSNRKKYYAIAGGMIQSRIELGSSVKAGEKLYQILSFNKEGKLPSVIDVCAQHNGLVYDVATNQAVNEGEFVLGIVS
- a CDS encoding ATP-dependent 6-phosphofructokinase; its protein translation is MSIKKTGERKRIGILTSGGDCSGLNAVIRAVVNCAVDTYGWEVLGIRQATLGLMARPPQFTKLEVDQVDSLLTAGGTMLGTTNKGDPFAFPMADGSLCDRSEEIIAGYHELGLDALIGIGGDGSLAILRRLAQQGGINLVGIPKTIDNDIGVTEHAIGFDTAVNIATEALDRLHFTAASHSRVMILEVMGRDAGHIAISAGIAGGANVILIPEIPYTIEHICHKIKERQDKGKNYCLIIVSEAVRTHDGENVTITNRLGQSRYGGIGEYLADKIIEHIGVETRVTVLGHIQRGGTASPLDRLVATAFGVAAVNLIAEGKYDRMVTWQNRQVLSVSITEAIAQYSAVDPNGTLVKTARGMGIYLGD
- a CDS encoding type II toxin-antitoxin system RelE/ParE family toxin, producing the protein MKVFWTETAVENLSAIYTYIAQNSSQYATRIIDRITKRSQQLANFPLSGRIVPEFETEQIREVIEGSYRIIYYIKPEQIDVLAAIHGSQEITPSIE
- the era gene encoding GTPase Era; its protein translation is MRVEPKVSSIENYNFSFSGEVTIPQAPPEFKSGFIGIVGRPNVGKSTLMNQLVGQKIAITSPVAQTTRNRLRGILTTPEAQLIFVDTPGIHKPHHQLGEVLVQNAKIAIESVDVVLFVVDGAVACGAGDRYIAELLSRSKTPVILGVNKTDQQPTDSQFLDDSYAQMAQTHEWEIVKFSAKTSAGLPQLQELLIEHLEIGPLYYPPDLVTDQPERFIMGELIREQILLLTREEVPHSVAIAIDLVEETPSITRVLATINVERDSQKGILIGKGGAMLKAIGSEAREQIQKLIAGKVYLELFVKVQPKWRQSRISLAELGYRVEE